One genomic segment of Bombus vancouverensis nearcticus chromosome 11, iyBomVanc1_principal, whole genome shotgun sequence includes these proteins:
- the LOC117154867 gene encoding uncharacterized protein LOC117154867 produces the protein MSNMILRCFAIYSLRLILLANVAFASQPQWSVLSWLSSSVCTLIVFPSNTQQWSLLGLNLWPGQTIDKPSDGFDLSGNPISRVLNFFPTPVQEECLSQDKRRRGICMNTYECRIQGGKSNGRCALGFGVCCIFTTTCEQKVQNNLTYVISPGFPNLIDWPMNCSVVVQKIDRQVSQLRIDFVHFNIGQPNPRTGVCDEDIMEIRNGRSVFQMCGWNSGQHLYIDLDEDDQSLTLDFRLPSNLRSRMWEMRVVQLDFEQRAPTGCLQYFQGSNGTLKTFNFLSNGRFLADQDYLMCIRQEREMCGISYTPCSPDSFRIGPPRMLLTNNTNLNGSSIDEGPNANSTTRNTTVAGSTNGTDIEGSGSNPMEEGGTSMNTSNTMEQEVGSSNGAVYGQERCRDRVLIPCDFEEFITPGNNEAGICNLEHCGNSLCDRNELDEEGNCRVETWATPFRIRVAFGPGQDTGTTLEDNIGMCLVYEQLPCVV, from the exons ATGTCCAACATGATCCTCAGATGCTTCGCGATCTATTCTCTTCGACTGATTTTACTCGCAAACGTTGCGTTCGCGTCGCAACCACAGTGGAGTGTTTTGTCGTGGTTGTCATCCAGTGTTTGCACTCTGATCGTTTTTCCATCGAACACGCAACAATGGTCGTTGCTCGGCTTGAATCTCTGGCCGGGCCAAACCATCGACAAACCTTCCGATGGATTCGATTTGAGCGGAAACCCAATCTCCAGGG TTCTGAACTTCTTTCCCACCCCGGTGCAAGAGGAGTGCCTATCGCAGGACAAACGACGACGGGGCATATGCATGAACACGTATGAGTGTCGCATTCAAGGAGGAAAGTCGAATGGACGGTGCGCGCTCGGTTTCGGCGTATGCTGCATAT TCACGACAACTTGCGAGCAGAAGGTGCAGAATAATCTGACCTACGTGATCAGCCCTGGTTTCCCCAACCTCATTGACTGGCCCATGAACTGTTCAGTAGTCGTGCAGAAGATCGATAGGCAGGTCAGCCAGCTCAGGATCGATTTCGTCCATTTCAACATA GGTCAACCCAACCCCAGGACTGGCGTATGTGACGAAGATATCATGGAAATCAGAAATGGCAGGAGCGTGTTTCAAATGTGCGGTTGGAACAGCGGTCAGCATC TATACATAGACTTGGACGAGGACGATCAGTCCCTGACACTGGACTTCCGATTACCTAGCAATCTCCGATCGAGAATGTGGGAAATGAGGGTTGTCCAGTTAGATTTCGAGCAGCGTGCACCTACCGGCTGCCTCCAATACTTCCAAGGTTCTAACGGCACCTTAAAAACTTTCAACTTCTTGTCGAACGGAAGATTTCTGGCCGATCAAGACTATCTAATGTGTATTCGTCAAGAGAGAGAGATGTGCGGAATCTCTTATACACCCTGTTCGCCCGATTCCTTTCGAATCGGTCCTCCTAGGATGCTATTGACGAACAATACGAATTTGAACGGGTCGTCGATCGACGAGGGTCCTAATGCGAATTCGACTACTCGTAATACGACCGTCGCAGGATCTACGAATGGGACGGATATCGAGGGATCTGGATCGAATCCGATGGAAGAAGGTGGAACCTCTATGAACACGAGCAATACCATGGAACAGGAAGTCGGTTCGTCGAATGGAGCGGTTTATGGACAGGAACGTTGCCGAGACAGGGTGCTCATCCCCTGCGACTTCGAGGAATTTATCACG CCTGGCAACAACGAGGCCGGAATTTGCAACCTTGAACACTGCGGCAACTCTCTGTGCGATCGAAACGAGCTGGACGAAGAAGGTAACTGCCGCGTGGAGACCTGGGCAACGCCCTTTCGTATTAGGGTGGCTTTCGGTCCTGGACAGGACACGGGAACCACTCTCGAGGACAATATTGGCATGTGTCTCGTGTACGAGCAACTACCCTGCGTTGTCTGA